Within the Bacteroidales bacterium genome, the region TATGAGAAGGTTCCAGTTGCTGACTAATATTTGTGGAACCTGTTGTTGGGTCTCCAAAATTCCAGGTTAGCGAATCAATATTGGAACGGTTATTTAAATAAAAATAGGTATCATCACCATGGCATTTGGTTTCATATGTAACAGCCGGTATGTTAAGGTAGCTTTGAATGAAATTGGGCAATCCCATCTTGCCCTGGTTTCCATTTAAGCTTAATCCATCTTCTATATAATTACATGCAATATCCGGACGATTCGGATTTTCGATGACACCTAGAAAGGCATAATTGTACCTTGCAACATAAATCTTCCCATCAACGGCAAGTTGCAAGGCGGTCATATTATTTGAAAGCGTATTTAGCAAAACAGGAGTCCCGGCGCCTGTCAGATCAACCTGGTAGAGGTTATTACTGGCATTTGTAGTAGCATAAACTGTTGTAAAATATAACTTGGTACCATCTGGTGAAAATTCAATCCCATACGGTCCATAGGCATCGGGTGAAGGAATTTGCCTTGGATTTGAAACCTTTCCGGAACCAGCATCAAAGTCAAACCATTCCACCAGTTTTGCCCCAAAAATAGCCAATGCTAACTTAGTTCCGTCAGGGGATATCTTCATAGCCCCAACCATATTCCTGGAATTCAGGGTACCTGTTTGAATGGTTCCTACATTACTCTCAACCGGAATTGAATCGACGCCAGATTTACTGACTTTGTATGCATAGAAAGTATTATTATCCCATCCATGAGCCACAACCCAAAAATCAATGCCATTGCTATGCTGCACACCGGTAAGTTTTTCAGGGGTTTTTGCCAGCAGTTTTTTTACAGGCAATGTATCTACTCCGCTGATACTATCCATATGAATAGTAGAATAGCATAAGCCATTGGTTGTTAAAGGGGGAGGGTATAGAAGATGTGTCGTGAAAATATAATACTTACCAAGGCCATTGGGATTAGGGACAAATAGGGAAGACTGTGTTGAACCCAGGTCACCGCTGAGTGTATTTGAAAGAAGAGTGGAATTCTTATTCCAAAGCAACATTCCATCGGTATAAAGCAGCAAGTCCCCATTTTCATCAGAAATAGAGGCACATCCTTTACCAGAATTCAGGGGTGATGGTAAATTCTGAATACTTGGACTGCCGGAATTGAATCCCATTCTGATTTTACTGTAAAAGCACCAGGTATCAGCCTCATGAGGGCGTTTATAGGCACATTCATTGATAGTTTGTGCCTGCATCTGAAACCAAACGAGGAAGACAAGAATGAGGGTGAACAGTAATCGGGGTAATCTTAACATAGAATTGAAATCCTGGCCTATTTAACGTACTTTTTTAACTACAATTTTATCAACCTGGCAGAATGGAAAAAATCTTCTCCGCTCACTTTCAACAAATAAACTCCTGGTGGGGAGTGGAGGAGGCTGATATCAAAGGCTCCATCCTTCAGTCTGTAAGCATCCATTATGTCATGGAATACTTCTATTCCCTGCATATCAACTATTTCCACCCGGCAACTTTTACCTTTCACAGGCAACCTGCAGGAATACAATCCACTTCCCGGATTTGGATAAACGAGTATTTCATTGGTAAACACTTTTTCATCAAAGCCGTAGGTACATTCACTATAGGTAAATATTATGGTGATACCAGCCTCATTTACACATAATGAAGAGGTATTTGTGACTTTCACTGTATAAGAAAGGATATCAAAGGCAATACCAGTAGTTGCTGATTGAATAATTGGTGTATTTGCACCATTTGACCAGAGGTAGTTGCAATTCGGCAAACTGGCATCAAGGCTTAAAGTATCAAAAATACATGCCAGAATGGTGTCAACTCCAAAAACATGAGCCCCATCAGGTATAAGGTTGATTTGAGGCAGCTGGTTCACTTCCACCCTAACCGAATCTTCGAATTGACTATATCCGTCATCTATTACAAGCAAATAGGTAGTTGTAGTTCCCGGAGAAACGATGGGTTCAGCCTGTTGAGATGCAAAACCTCCCGGGCCGGACCATTGATAAGTGTAATTCCCTGAACCTCCTTCTGAAAAAGGTAGCAATTGAGTTGATTCACCCCTGCATATAGGCGAATGAACAGCATGTGGGTCTACAAAAAGCGGTCCTCCGGAAATTGAAATCATCACGGTTGAAGTGGCTGTACAACCATGTGAATCAGTGACAGTAAGGGTAAAGTTTGTGGAATTACTTAATAAAAGAGTGCTTGTACTGCTTAGATAAGGCGATACTACCATTGTCGGAGGACTCCATTGATAGAAATAAGGCGGGGATCCTACACCTGCAGATCCGGAAAGAGTAGTAGATGTTCCATTAGGGATGGTTTGAGGGATTCCGGCATTGGCAACTGGATCAGTATAAACTGAGATGGTAATGGATTGGGTAAAGGTGCTGAATCCGTCAGAAACTACTATGGTATAAATCGTAGTCACTTCAGGTTGTACTGTAATGTCTTCGATAGAAGAAGTAAAGCCCACAGGATCAGATGTCCAGGAATAGGTGTACGTTCCTGATCCGCCCCCAGTCTGAGCGTTGATAGTGGATGTCCCTCCGCGGCACACTGCTAAGTTATTGGCAGATAACTGCACACCAAGCGGCCCCCCAAAAATGGTAACTTTCATCATATCTGAATGATGGCAACCCACAGATAAATCGGTCACTGTTAAAATGAAGTCTGTAGTTTCTGACAGATCTACTGTTACCGGATCCAGTACATTGGGGTCCAGAAGCAATGCAGCAGGTTCCCAGTGATAGGATAAATTACCGCTACCACCGGTAGCATTACCCTGCAGTGTAGTATTGGTGCCAAATGGGATCGCTTTATCGATACCAGCATCAGCCAATGGAGCCAGGTGAATAATGACAGGTTTTGTGTAATTACCAATACATCCATCATTAGAAATCACTTTGAGATGCACCTGGTAGGTTCCGCTATTAGTAAAAGAGTAGGTTGGATTCTGAACATTGGAGGTATCACCAAAAAGGCCGAAATCCCAGTGCCATGAAACAGGATATCCACCCGGAACAAGGCTGAGGTCAACAAAATTGGTAGGCAATCCTGAACAATTGTTATCGAAAGAGAAGTCCACCTGCGGATTCCTGATGACGACTACATTAATACTGGAAGAGCCTTCCGAAAGATACCACCAGGTATTGATCATATTTTCATTCTGGCTGGTCCAGGAATGACACCCATTAACAGTAACACTGGTTGGATAAATGCAACCATTCAGGCTATTCACAGTTCCACCCGGAAGTTTAGAATCATCCCAGAATATGGGCATCTTAGTACTAAAAAGGGGTGCAGGTCTGACAATATTAACAATCAACCCTGAAGCATTGTCTTCCACATCCCATAATGGAAGATTGGTAAGTCCGTTCAGGTAGTCGATATCAATATTTATATTAGTGCCACTCTGAACAGGGTTTCCATTGCCATCAAGGCCATTCCATGTGATTGTATCCCAAACATCACAGGCTACCGAACCAACAACAGGCCCGGTTAAAACAACGTCTTCCGGACCGGAGCCTGCAGGTGCTATATCAAGATTAAGGGTCAGAGAGCCCGGTTTATTCACTCTTGCAAGAATGTCGATAGAACCGTTACAATTGGAATGACTGCTCACCTCACAGATTTGCCCAAACTGCCCGGTAGGGAAGATATTAATATCAGGATTATTTAAGAAAATTTTATACTGAGGCAAGTCGCTTCCCGGCCATGAATCAGAAGACATCCTGTCATTAGCCCAGTTTCCGGTATTTGAAACGCCCCATTTATTACAGTAGGTAGTATAAGTCCCGCCATTCCATTCGTTGATATTCAATTGAGTAACTATTCCATCATCGGTATATACAAAAAGCTTAGCCGGATATGACTTCACTATATCACCACTGGCATCATCTGACAACTGCCAGGCTTTACTCCATAATCTTCCATTAACAACATTTGTCCCCTGAACTACACTGATATCGAAATAGAGCATATCCTGCCCTGTAAAAGTGCCCCCCGTATTAGTCTTGGCGAACTCAAAATAGTAATTGCCGACCTTTGTTGGAGTTAAGATTTTAGGTTCATACCCGGTAGGATTGACTGTTCCAATTTTAGGTCCTGCAAAAGCCTGGTCCCATGTAGTAACAAATCCCTGACCGCTTGAAGGAACAGCAGCCATTGTGAAACCGGTTACAAGCAAGCCATCAGGATCTTTGATCTGGTAAAACAAGGCATTTGTTCCATCATTAAATCCAAAAAAGATTTGTTCTGTAGCCGGATCGCTGATATAAACATTCAACCGGTATTTTTCAGCACAGTTAACAGTAGCAAAGGGAGTCCGGTGAGCAGACCCACCGGTCTGATCAAACATG harbors:
- a CDS encoding gliding motility-associated C-terminal domain-containing protein; the protein is MLRLPRLLFTLILVFLVWFQMQAQTINECAYKRPHEADTWCFYSKIRMGFNSGSPSIQNLPSPLNSGKGCASISDENGDLLLYTDGMLLWNKNSTLLSNTLSGDLGSTQSSLFVPNPNGLGKYYIFTTHLLYPPPLTTNGLCYSTIHMDSISGVDTLPVKKLLAKTPEKLTGVQHSNGIDFWVVAHGWDNNTFYAYKVSKSGVDSIPVESNVGTIQTGTLNSRNMVGAMKISPDGTKLALAIFGAKLVEWFDFDAGSGKVSNPRQIPSPDAYGPYGIEFSPDGTKLYFTTVYATTNASNNLYQVDLTGAGTPVLLNTLSNNMTALQLAVDGKIYVARYNYAFLGVIENPNRPDIACNYIEDGLSLNGNQGKMGLPNFIQSYLNIPAVTYETKCHGDDTYFYLNNRSNIDSLTWNFGDPTTGSTNISQQLEPSHIFSTPGNYSINLTEWFNNRSFVSTFPVKINPLPPKSFSFDPDSIYILPGSAVLLDAGDFMKTYEWSDGSTNETLEVSEPGFYYITIVDTNCCMQQDTMKVLLLDLFVPNAFSPNFDGTNDKFRIKGPTQGIDNYHFYVYNRWGQLLWETDSFTDGWDATFKGVECPAGTYVWVMQFGVTGNVLKKDKIVKRGMVTIVR
- a CDS encoding T9SS type A sorting domain-containing protein codes for the protein MKGLLIYFCLLLLILPLLGFGEGTRQLEPTNPATTPNRRTRIMFDQTGGSAHRTPFATVNCAEKYRLNVYISDPATEQIFFGFNDGTNALFYQIKDPDGLLVTGFTMAAVPSSGQGFVTTWDQAFAGPKIGTVNPTGYEPKILTPTKVGNYYFEFAKTNTGGTFTGQDMLYFDISVVQGTNVVNGRLWSKAWQLSDDASGDIVKSYPAKLFVYTDDGIVTQLNINEWNGGTYTTYCNKWGVSNTGNWANDRMSSDSWPGSDLPQYKIFLNNPDINIFPTGQFGQICEVSSHSNCNGSIDILARVNKPGSLTLNLDIAPAGSGPEDVVLTGPVVGSVACDVWDTITWNGLDGNGNPVQSGTNINIDIDYLNGLTNLPLWDVEDNASGLIVNIVRPAPLFSTKMPIFWDDSKLPGGTVNSLNGCIYPTSVTVNGCHSWTSQNENMINTWWYLSEGSSSINVVVIRNPQVDFSFDNNCSGLPTNFVDLSLVPGGYPVSWHWDFGLFGDTSNVQNPTYSFTNSGTYQVHLKVISNDGCIGNYTKPVIIHLAPLADAGIDKAIPFGTNTTLQGNATGGSGNLSYHWEPAALLLDPNVLDPVTVDLSETTDFILTVTDLSVGCHHSDMMKVTIFGGPLGVQLSANNLAVCRGGTSTINAQTGGGSGTYTYSWTSDPVGFTSSIEDITVQPEVTTIYTIVVSDGFSTFTQSITISVYTDPVANAGIPQTIPNGTSTTLSGSAGVGSPPYFYQWSPPTMVVSPYLSSTSTLLLSNSTNFTLTVTDSHGCTATSTVMISISGGPLFVDPHAVHSPICRGESTQLLPFSEGGSGNYTYQWSGPGGFASQQAEPIVSPGTTTTYLLVIDDGYSQFEDSVRVEVNQLPQINLIPDGAHVFGVDTILACIFDTLSLDASLPNCNYLWSNGANTPIIQSATTGIAFDILSYTVKVTNTSSLCVNEAGITIIFTYSECTYGFDEKVFTNEILVYPNPGSGLYSCRLPVKGKSCRVEIVDMQGIEVFHDIMDAYRLKDGAFDISLLHSPPGVYLLKVSGEDFFHSARLIKL